From Aristaeella lactis, the proteins below share one genomic window:
- a CDS encoding polyribonucleotide nucleotidyltransferase yields the protein MESKKYTMDFAGRPLTLEFGRYCEQANGSVWVHLGDTVVMVNATMAPAPREGVDFFPLAVDVEEKQYSVGKIPGGFIKREGRPSEKATLTCRLIDRPLRPLFEKGMRNDVQVVVTILSVEQDVPPEIPAMIGSSVALAVSDIPWNGPTGAVLVGRVNGQFVICPDEAQRAESDLSLYVAGTEEAIMMVEAGAKELSEETMLDAILFGHEEIKKLVAFQKQIVAEIGKEKQVVPLITTGDDIKAAVREFAYDKCVWTFDTFDRSERQQREAQTKEETLAALAERFPERESEIEDALYYLNKEVMRAKILNEGIRPDGRKVTEIRPIWCDVGVLPRTHGSAIFTRGQTQALTVTTLGTVSEGQTLDGLSNEDFKRYIHHYNMPPYATGEAGRLKSPGRREIGHGALAERALLPVIPSEEEFPYALRLVSEILSSNGSSSMASVCGSTLSLMDAGVPIHAPVAGVAMGLITDKESGKLAVLTDIQGLEDFLGDMDFKVAGSMNGITALQMDIKIAGINRAILQQALRQALEGRLHILKIMLDTLGQPRAELSPYAPKIIRFTINPEKIREVIGPGGKMINKIIAETGVKIDIEDDGSVFISTPDQQAADKARHIIEGIAKDIEVGDVYTGKVVRIMNFGAFVELAPGKDGMIHISKLDNKRVEKVEDVVNIGDELEVKVNEIDAQGRINLIRNDIEYTSGTDFSRHDGNRRPPRRSSNHD from the coding sequence ATGGAATCCAAAAAGTACACAATGGATTTTGCCGGACGTCCCCTGACGCTGGAGTTCGGCCGGTACTGCGAACAGGCCAACGGTTCTGTCTGGGTTCACCTGGGCGACACTGTTGTCATGGTGAACGCGACCATGGCCCCCGCCCCGCGTGAAGGCGTGGACTTCTTCCCTCTCGCTGTTGATGTGGAAGAGAAGCAGTATTCCGTCGGCAAGATCCCCGGCGGCTTCATCAAGCGTGAAGGCCGTCCTTCTGAAAAGGCTACTCTTACCTGCCGTCTGATCGACCGTCCCCTGCGCCCGCTGTTTGAAAAAGGCATGCGGAATGACGTTCAGGTGGTCGTGACCATCCTTTCCGTGGAGCAGGATGTCCCGCCGGAAATCCCCGCCATGATCGGTTCTTCCGTTGCCCTGGCTGTCAGCGATATTCCGTGGAACGGACCCACCGGTGCTGTTCTGGTCGGCCGTGTCAACGGTCAGTTCGTCATCTGCCCCGATGAAGCCCAGCGCGCCGAAAGCGACCTGAGCCTCTACGTGGCCGGTACCGAAGAAGCCATCATGATGGTGGAAGCCGGCGCTAAGGAGCTTTCCGAAGAAACCATGCTGGACGCGATCCTCTTCGGTCATGAGGAGATCAAAAAGCTGGTTGCCTTCCAGAAGCAGATCGTTGCCGAAATCGGCAAGGAAAAGCAGGTTGTTCCGCTGATCACCACCGGTGATGATATCAAAGCCGCCGTTCGTGAGTTCGCGTACGACAAGTGCGTCTGGACCTTTGATACCTTCGATCGGTCCGAACGCCAGCAGCGTGAAGCCCAGACCAAGGAAGAAACCCTCGCCGCTCTGGCGGAGCGTTTCCCCGAGCGCGAAAGCGAGATCGAGGATGCCCTGTATTACCTTAACAAAGAGGTTATGCGCGCGAAGATCCTGAATGAGGGAATTCGTCCTGACGGCCGTAAAGTGACCGAGATCCGTCCCATCTGGTGCGATGTCGGCGTGCTTCCCCGCACCCACGGCAGCGCCATCTTCACCCGCGGCCAGACCCAGGCCCTGACTGTGACCACCCTGGGCACCGTAAGCGAAGGCCAGACCCTTGACGGCCTCAGCAATGAAGACTTCAAGCGCTATATCCACCACTACAACATGCCGCCGTATGCCACCGGTGAAGCCGGCCGCCTCAAGAGCCCCGGCCGCCGCGAGATCGGCCACGGCGCTCTGGCGGAGCGTGCGCTGCTCCCCGTGATCCCCAGTGAGGAAGAGTTCCCCTACGCGCTGCGTCTGGTCAGTGAGATCCTTTCCTCCAACGGTTCCTCCTCCATGGCTTCTGTCTGCGGCTCCACGCTGAGCCTGATGGATGCCGGTGTTCCGATCCATGCTCCTGTTGCCGGTGTGGCCATGGGCCTGATCACCGACAAGGAATCCGGCAAACTGGCTGTCCTGACCGACATCCAGGGTCTGGAAGACTTCCTCGGCGATATGGACTTCAAAGTCGCCGGTTCCATGAACGGTATCACCGCTCTGCAGATGGATATCAAGATTGCCGGTATCAACCGCGCCATCCTGCAGCAGGCCCTGCGCCAGGCTCTGGAAGGCCGCCTGCACATCCTGAAGATCATGCTGGATACCCTTGGACAGCCCAGGGCTGAACTGAGCCCCTATGCTCCCAAGATCATCCGCTTCACCATCAATCCCGAAAAGATCCGCGAAGTCATCGGACCCGGCGGAAAGATGATCAACAAGATCATTGCCGAAACCGGCGTGAAGATCGACATCGAGGATGACGGCAGCGTCTTCATCTCCACCCCCGACCAGCAGGCTGCTGACAAGGCCCGCCACATCATCGAGGGTATCGCCAAGGATATCGAAGTCGGCGATGTTTACACCGGTAAGGTTGTCCGCATCATGAACTTCGGTGCCTTTGTGGAACTCGCTCCCGGCAAGGATGGCATGATCCACATCTCCAAGCTGGACAACAAGCGTGTGGAGAAGGTTGAGGATGTCGTCAATATCGGTGACGAACTCGAAGTCAAGGTCAATGAGATCGACGCTCAGGGCCGCATCAATCTGATCAGGAATGATATTGAATATACTTCCGGAACAGATTTCTCCCGTCATGACGGGAACCGCCGTCCTCCCCGCCGTTCCAGCAATCACGACTGA
- a CDS encoding amino acid ABC transporter ATP-binding protein produces MKEHILEIRHLSKAFGTNAVLKDIDFTVDKGDVTTIIGASGSGKSTLLRCINLLETLTAGEILFHGTDITKGGFNSSDYRAKVGMVFQNFNLFNNLTVLENCMIGQQKVLKTKKDEARKKAIYYLNKVGMAPYINARPDQISGGQKQRVAIARALAMEPEVLLFDEPTSALDPEMVGEVLEVMKNLATKDRMTMLVVTHEMSFARDVSTHVVYMADGVIEEEGEPSKIFTNPENVKTREFLKRILNS; encoded by the coding sequence ATGAAAGAACATATTCTTGAGATCCGCCACCTCTCCAAGGCCTTCGGAACAAACGCCGTGCTGAAGGATATCGACTTTACCGTGGACAAGGGTGACGTAACAACCATTATCGGAGCCAGCGGAAGCGGAAAATCCACACTGCTGCGCTGTATCAACCTGCTGGAGACGCTGACTGCCGGGGAAATCCTGTTCCACGGCACGGATATCACAAAAGGCGGTTTCAACTCCTCCGATTACCGTGCCAAAGTCGGCATGGTTTTCCAGAACTTCAACCTTTTCAATAACCTGACAGTGCTGGAAAACTGCATGATCGGCCAGCAAAAGGTACTGAAGACCAAAAAGGATGAAGCTCGGAAAAAGGCTATCTATTACCTGAATAAGGTAGGTATGGCTCCCTATATCAACGCCCGGCCGGACCAGATCTCAGGCGGACAGAAACAGCGCGTTGCCATCGCCAGGGCGCTGGCCATGGAACCGGAGGTACTCCTGTTTGACGAACCCACATCCGCCCTGGACCCGGAAATGGTGGGCGAGGTGCTGGAGGTCATGAAGAACCTGGCAACGAAGGACAGGATGACCATGCTGGTTGTGACTCATGAGATGTCTTTTGCCCGGGACGTCAGCACCCATGTGGTATACATGGCTGACGGGGTGATCGAGGAGGAAGGGGAGCCTTCCAAGATCTTTACGAATCCGGAGAATGTAAAGACCAGGGAATTCCTGAAACGAATCCTCAACAGCTGA
- a CDS encoding uracil-xanthine permease family protein, producing the protein MNLVYKVNDKPKFGQLIVFALQQLLAILAATIAVPSIVGNGMSQSAALFGAGVGTIVYLLFTKFKSPVFLGSSFAFLGSMFAAFSGAVSVAAGYAGLIIGAIFAGLVYVVIAVIVKVAGVKWIAKLMPPVVIGPTVAIIGLSLAGNAIGNSFGFGSPQSSYTMSGALWVNLICALVTLLTVIFFSVKGKKMLKLIPFILGIIAGYIVALVFTLIGNANGNEALKILDFSAFSNMKWVPEFTFIKAFEGLSAIDGKYIATIAVAYIPVAFVVFAEHIADHKNLSSIIDQDLLEEPGLHRTLLGDGIGSMAGAFFGGCPNTTYGESVGCVAITGNASVITILTTAILAIAASFCAPFVTFLSTIPTCVMGGVCITLYGFIAVSGLKMLQPVDLNDNRNLFTASVILIAGIGGMTMNIGSVTLTEVACALILGVIVNVLFNRPAKNDQ; encoded by the coding sequence ATGAATCTGGTCTACAAGGTAAATGACAAGCCCAAGTTCGGTCAGCTCATCGTTTTCGCGCTCCAGCAGCTGCTGGCGATCCTGGCCGCCACAATCGCCGTCCCGAGCATCGTCGGAAACGGCATGAGCCAGAGCGCTGCTCTCTTCGGCGCCGGCGTCGGCACAATCGTCTACCTGCTCTTCACCAAGTTTAAGAGCCCTGTATTCCTTGGTTCCAGCTTCGCTTTCCTCGGTTCCATGTTCGCAGCTTTCAGCGGTGCCGTTTCTGTCGCTGCCGGTTACGCCGGCCTGATCATCGGCGCCATCTTTGCCGGTCTCGTTTATGTTGTGATCGCGGTTATTGTCAAAGTGGCCGGTGTTAAATGGATCGCCAAGCTGATGCCTCCTGTTGTCATCGGACCGACCGTTGCCATCATCGGACTTTCCCTGGCCGGCAACGCCATCGGAAACTCCTTCGGTTTCGGCAGCCCCCAGTCTTCCTACACCATGTCCGGTGCGCTCTGGGTCAACCTGATCTGCGCGCTCGTTACCCTGCTTACCGTTATCTTCTTCTCCGTCAAGGGAAAGAAAATGCTGAAGCTCATCCCCTTCATCCTCGGTATCATCGCCGGATACATCGTTGCCCTCGTCTTCACGCTGATCGGCAATGCCAACGGCAATGAAGCCCTGAAGATCCTCGATTTCAGCGCCTTCAGCAATATGAAGTGGGTGCCCGAGTTCACCTTCATCAAGGCCTTTGAGGGCCTGAGCGCCATCGACGGCAAATATATCGCCACCATCGCGGTTGCCTATATTCCTGTTGCTTTCGTGGTTTTCGCCGAGCATATCGCCGACCACAAGAACCTGTCCTCCATCATTGACCAGGATCTCCTCGAGGAGCCCGGTCTGCACCGCACCCTGCTGGGCGATGGTATCGGATCCATGGCCGGTGCTTTCTTCGGCGGCTGCCCCAACACCACCTACGGTGAATCCGTCGGCTGCGTGGCCATCACCGGCAATGCTTCCGTGATCACCATCCTGACCACCGCGATCCTGGCCATCGCCGCCAGCTTCTGCGCTCCCTTCGTCACCTTCCTGAGCACGATCCCCACCTGCGTCATGGGCGGCGTCTGCATCACCCTGTACGGCTTCATCGCTGTTTCCGGTCTGAAGATGCTCCAGCCTGTTGACCTGAACGATAACCGGAACCTGTTCACCGCTTCCGTTATCCTGATTGCCGGTATCGGCGGTATGACCATGAACATCGGTTCTGTTACCCTGACTGAAGTTGCCTGCGCCCTGATCCTCGGCGTGATCGTGAACGTCCTGTTCAACCGTCCCGCGAAGAATGATCAGTAA
- a CDS encoding DUF1292 domain-containing protein: MSDEMINNPEGFDPEEDPNALTEGDIIEMVGEDGETVSFIFVDALEYEGDVYLALAEPEEDDAVFFLKIEQDEDGNDVYNAPDEELEDILFQRFTEMRGKEEE, encoded by the coding sequence ATGAGTGATGAAATGATCAATAATCCTGAAGGTTTTGATCCGGAAGAAGATCCCAATGCCCTTACGGAAGGCGATATCATCGAGATGGTCGGCGAAGACGGGGAAACCGTTTCCTTCATCTTTGTGGACGCGCTGGAGTATGAAGGCGATGTCTATCTGGCCCTGGCTGAGCCGGAAGAGGACGATGCTGTCTTTTTCCTGAAGATCGAACAGGATGAGGATGGCAACGACGTTTACAACGCGCCTGATGAAGAGCTTGAGGATATTCTTTTCCAGCGCTTTACCGAAATGCGCGGCAAGGAAGAAGAATAA
- a CDS encoding zinc-ribbon domain containing protein: MYEDKTLTCRDCGNEFVFSASEQEFFAQKGFQNEPSRCPACRAARRAQNGNGGAPRQMFTVICDGCGCETQVPFQPRGDRPVYCRDCFEAQRQNRF; encoded by the coding sequence ATGTACGAAGACAAGACTTTGACCTGTCGTGACTGCGGCAATGAGTTCGTTTTCTCTGCCAGTGAGCAGGAATTCTTTGCTCAGAAGGGCTTCCAGAACGAGCCCAGCCGCTGCCCCGCCTGCCGCGCGGCCCGTCGTGCCCAGAACGGCAACGGTGGTGCTCCCCGGCAGATGTTCACCGTGATCTGCGATGGCTGCGGATGCGAAACTCAGGTTCCCTTCCAGCCCCGCGGAGATCGTCCCGTGTACTGCCGCGACTGCTTCGAAGCGCAGCGTCAGAACCGGTTCTGA
- the pyrR gene encoding bifunctional pyr operon transcriptional regulator/uracil phosphoribosyltransferase PyrR has protein sequence MELKSIIMDEAAVVRSMKRITHEIIEKNNGASDIILLGIHRRGMPLAAMLRDNIRSFEGTEVPLGSIDISLYRDDLTEVSDLPEAGATSVPCDISGKKVILVDDVIYTGRTVRAAIEAVFHYGRPRSIQLAVLIDRGHRELPIRPDYVGKNIPTSHSEVVSVMVDEFDGKTGVALYQL, from the coding sequence ATGGAACTGAAATCAATCATTATGGATGAAGCGGCTGTCGTACGCAGCATGAAACGCATCACCCATGAGATCATCGAAAAGAATAACGGTGCTTCGGATATCATCCTGCTGGGCATCCATCGCAGAGGAATGCCCCTGGCTGCCATGCTGCGGGATAACATCCGCAGTTTTGAAGGCACGGAAGTTCCCCTGGGCAGTATCGATATCTCCCTGTACAGGGATGATCTTACCGAGGTCAGCGATCTTCCTGAAGCCGGGGCCACGTCTGTTCCCTGTGATATTTCAGGGAAGAAGGTCATCCTGGTGGATGATGTGATCTACACCGGCCGGACAGTCCGTGCGGCGATTGAGGCTGTTTTCCATTACGGCCGTCCCCGTTCCATACAGCTTGCTGTCCTGATCGACCGCGGCCACCGGGAACTGCCTATCCGTCCTGACTATGTCGGAAAGAACATCCCTACCAGCCACAGCGAGGTGGTTTCGGTTATGGTGGATGAATTTGACGGCAAAACCGGTGTCGCTTTGTATCAGTTATGA
- a CDS encoding phospho-sugar mutase: MIKEKYESWLNCPAMPAELLDLLRDMDESSMRECFYRNLAFGTGGLRGVLGAGTNRMNLFTVMKATRGLGAYLLETFDRPSCAVSYDSRIHSKDFAELTAAVLADMGISVWLYPALMPTPMLSFAVRRLSASAGVMVTASHNPARFNGYKVYGADGCQITLEAAEKIQKSIDSQLDLSDTLPSFSGYLSSGKIRYITDETVEDYYRAVLSLRVKESSCPLHVVYTPLNGAGNVPVREILRRLGNICVDLVSEQELPDGHFPTCPYPNPEIREAMELAIRKTLETGADLCFATDPDCDRMGAGVRTGSDVTLISGNDMGILMLDYLCRNRRNDTALPPVVVKTIVTTEMAAALCREYGLELRNVLTGFKYIGEQIGLLETAGQRDRYLFGFEESYGYLSGTDVRDKDAVNAVLLLCDMAADLKEQGKTLLDRLQELRKEYGIYVQRLLTYEYEGEQGALLMNRIMSELRAPLDSFADPRFKNASRIDYLNDDTGLPKSDVLSFELSPSDKVIVRPSGTEPKLKAYLFTNAASENAAEHNLDLLQEMIDRIADTKKRTAD, from the coding sequence ATGATAAAAGAAAAATATGAATCCTGGCTCAATTGTCCCGCTATGCCCGCGGAACTGCTTGACCTGCTCCGAGATATGGATGAATCTTCCATGCGGGAATGCTTTTACCGGAACCTGGCCTTCGGAACAGGCGGCCTTCGCGGTGTTCTGGGAGCCGGCACCAACCGTATGAACCTTTTTACGGTGATGAAAGCCACCCGAGGCCTGGGTGCCTATCTGCTGGAGACCTTTGACAGGCCATCCTGTGCTGTCAGTTATGACAGCCGGATCCATTCAAAGGATTTTGCTGAACTTACGGCTGCCGTCCTGGCGGATATGGGCATCTCTGTCTGGCTTTATCCTGCGCTCATGCCCACCCCCATGCTCAGCTTCGCGGTGCGCCGCCTGTCCGCCTCTGCCGGCGTGATGGTTACCGCTTCCCATAATCCTGCCCGTTTCAACGGCTACAAGGTATACGGCGCTGATGGATGCCAGATCACACTGGAAGCCGCTGAAAAGATCCAGAAGAGTATTGACAGTCAGCTGGATCTGTCTGATACGCTCCCCTCTTTTTCCGGTTATCTTTCTTCCGGAAAAATCCGTTATATCACCGATGAGACTGTAGAAGACTACTACAGGGCCGTTTTAAGCCTGCGTGTAAAGGAATCTTCCTGTCCCCTTCATGTGGTTTACACGCCCCTGAACGGCGCCGGAAACGTGCCTGTACGCGAGATCCTGCGCCGCCTGGGTAATATCTGTGTGGACCTGGTCAGTGAGCAGGAACTTCCGGATGGTCATTTTCCCACCTGTCCCTACCCGAATCCTGAGATCCGGGAAGCAATGGAGCTGGCCATCCGTAAAACGCTTGAAACCGGCGCTGACCTCTGTTTTGCCACGGATCCGGACTGCGACCGCATGGGTGCCGGCGTCCGGACAGGCAGTGATGTAACGCTCATCTCCGGCAATGATATGGGAATCCTGATGCTGGATTATCTCTGCCGGAACAGACGGAATGATACCGCGCTTCCTCCTGTTGTGGTCAAAACCATCGTCACGACCGAAATGGCCGCAGCCCTCTGCCGTGAGTACGGACTGGAGCTACGCAATGTCCTGACCGGTTTCAAGTACATCGGGGAGCAGATCGGCCTGCTTGAAACCGCCGGTCAGCGGGATCGTTATCTTTTCGGTTTTGAGGAAAGCTACGGATACCTTTCCGGCACGGATGTGCGGGATAAGGACGCCGTCAACGCGGTGCTTCTCCTGTGTGATATGGCTGCCGATCTGAAGGAACAGGGAAAAACGCTCCTGGACCGCCTGCAGGAACTGCGGAAAGAGTACGGAATCTATGTTCAGCGCCTGCTGACTTATGAGTATGAAGGAGAACAGGGCGCGCTTCTCATGAACCGGATCATGTCCGAACTGCGTGCCCCTCTGGACAGTTTTGCGGATCCCCGATTCAAAAATGCTTCCCGTATTGATTACCTGAATGATGATACGGGTCTTCCGAAAAGCGATGTGCTTTCCTTTGAACTTTCTCCTTCTGACAAGGTGATCGTCCGGCCATCCGGAACTGAACCCAAACTGAAGGCTTACCTTTTCACAAACGCCGCCAGTGAGAATGCTGCTGAACACAACCTGGATCTTCTCCAGGAGATGATCGACAGGATAGCGGATACGAAAAAAAGGACTGCTGATTAA
- the ruvX gene encoding Holliday junction resolvase RuvX, protein MNERIVCLDIGDVRIGVAVSDPTGTIASPVEVIQRVGWGPDTKKILSICQRYDTNRILSGLPLNMDGSEGFQAQKVRDFCRQLEKAGLQVVFQDERLSTVSAEDALIEGGVSRAGRKQKVDMIAASVILRQWLEEHKNKEA, encoded by the coding sequence ATGAATGAGAGAATTGTCTGCCTGGATATCGGCGATGTTCGGATCGGCGTTGCGGTATCCGATCCGACAGGAACAATCGCCAGTCCTGTCGAAGTTATACAGCGTGTTGGATGGGGACCGGATACCAAAAAGATCCTTTCCATTTGCCAGCGCTACGATACCAACCGTATCCTGTCGGGGCTCCCGCTGAATATGGATGGTTCTGAAGGATTCCAGGCGCAGAAAGTCAGGGATTTCTGCCGCCAGCTTGAAAAAGCCGGTCTGCAGGTAGTTTTCCAGGACGAGCGCCTTTCCACCGTTTCAGCGGAGGACGCGCTCATCGAAGGCGGTGTTTCCCGAGCGGGCCGCAAACAGAAGGTGGATATGATCGCTGCTTCGGTCATTCTCCGGCAGTGGCTGGAAGAACATAAAAACAAGGAGGCATAA
- the rpsO gene encoding 30S ribosomal protein S15, whose protein sequence is MNKSEIIAAYAQHEGDTGSPEVQIALLTERINHLNEHLKLNKNDHHSNRGLLLMVGRRRNMLEYLKKTDIERYRTLISRLNLRK, encoded by the coding sequence ATGAACAAATCCGAGATCATTGCCGCTTATGCGCAGCATGAAGGCGACACCGGTTCTCCCGAAGTGCAGATCGCTCTGCTGACAGAGCGCATCAACCACCTGAACGAGCACCTGAAGCTGAACAAGAATGACCATCATTCCAACCGTGGTCTTCTGCTGATGGTCGGCCGCCGCCGCAACATGCTCGAGTACCTCAAGAAAACGGACATCGAACGCTATCGTACCCTGATCTCCAGGCTGAACCTGCGTAAGTAA